In a single window of the Salmo trutta chromosome 21, fSalTru1.1, whole genome shotgun sequence genome:
- the LOC115156566 gene encoding chromodomain Y-like protein, which yields MASEELYEVERIVDKRKNKKGKIEYLVRWRGYGYEGDTWEPETHLSACVEFIHDFNRQHGERQRDSTLLRSTRSTPSTTHSHSSRNNARKQICRPQPHSGAGSHALVKPGNASSPTTAATAISKQLPPLDPGVAHTRTNMQLNLSQKYSVSATGDICRPGFTSGPAASPVGTVRRSMDLAKSGIKILVPKSPMSSRADSESSPSEAAHCLEQGGQEQDSVPPEVALLEKPPGLLLGPGEERARMGTRPRTQSQSPLIPQQVPITPASIRTLNGKGTSTLMEALAANGTASLQSAVAGVTAVSGVAGKRRFEEQRSVFDKRLRFSVRQTESAYRYRDLVVKKQDGFTHILLSTKSSENNSLNPDVMKEMQSAMATAAADDSKLVLLSAVGSSFCFGLDFIYFIRRLTDDRKKESIKMAETIRTFVNTFIQFKKPIIVAVNGPAVGLGASILPLCDVVWANEKSWFQTPYTTYGQTPDACASLTFPRIMGVASANEMLLSGRKLTAQEACAKGLVSQVLWPGTFTQEVMVRIRELVTCNSVVLRESKALVRNANRAALEQANERECEALKRVWGSSQGVDSILKYLQKKIDEF from the exons GTTGAGAGAATTGTGGACAAACGGAAGAACAAGAAGGGAAAGATTGAGTACCTGGTGCGCTGGAGGGGCTATGGCTACGAGGGGGACACCTGGGAGCCCGAGACACACCTCTCTGCCTGTGTGGAGTTCATCCACGATTTTAATCGGCAACACggcgaaagacagagagacagtactTTGCTGCGCTCCACTCGAAGCACTCCCAGCACGACCCACAGCCACAGTTCGAGAAACAATGCCCGAAAACAGATCTGCAGGCCTCAGCCACACAGTGGAGCAGGAAGCCATGCTCTAGTAAAACCCGGGAATGCCTCTTCGCCCACCACAGCAGCTACGGCAATCTCGAAACAGTTGCCACCACTTGACCCTGGCGTGGCACACACTAGAACGAACATGCAGCTTAACTTGAGCCAAAAGTACAGTGTTTCGGCCACCGGTGACATTTGTAGACCTGGCTTCACAAGCGGGCCTGCGGCTTCTCCGGTAGGCACAGTGCGTCGGAGCATGGACCTGGCGAAGTCCGGGATCAAAATCCTGGTACCCAAAAGCCCCATGAGCAGCCGGGCGGACTCTGAGTCTTCACCTAGCGAGGCGGCCCACTGTCTGGAGCAAGGGGGTCAGGAGCAGGACTCTGTGCCCCCAGAGGTGGCCCTTTTGGAAAAGCCTCCAGGGTTGTTGCTGGGGCCTGGGGAAGAAAGAGCGCGCATGGGGACCCGGCCCAGGACTCAAAGCCAAAGCCCATTAATTCCTCAGCAAGTCCCCATAACACCCGCATCCATACGCACACTCAATGGGAAAG GTACGTCAACACTCATGGAGGCTCTGGCGGCCAATGGGACAGCTAGCCTGCAGAGTGCAGTGGCAGGAGTCACTGCAGTCTCCGGGGTGGCGGGGAAACGGCGCTTCGAGGAGCAGCGCTCAGTCTTCGACAAGCGCCTTCGGTTCAGTGTCCGGCAGACTGAGAGTGCCTACCGCTACAGGGACCTTGTCGTCAAGAAGCAGGATGGCTTCACCCACATCCTGCTCTCCACCAAGTCCTCGGAGAACAACTCACTTAACCCCGAT GTGATGAAGGAGATGCAGAGTGCCATGGCCACGGCGGCGGCAGACGACAGCAAGCTGGTCCTGCTGAGCGCCGTGGGTAGCAGCTTCTGCTTCGGCCTGGACTTCATCTACTTCATTAGACGGCTCACTGACGACCGCAAGAAAGAGAGCATCAAGATGGCTGAGACCATTAG GACATTCGTGAACACGTTCATCCAATTCAAGAAGCCCATCATCGTAGCCGTGAATGGACCGGCAGTGGGCCTCGGAGCCTCTATCCTCCCGCTGTGTGACGTTGTCTGGGCCAACGAGAAATCCTGGTTTCAGACGCCCTATACCACCTACGGACAGACACCCGACGCTTGCGCCTCCCTCACCTTCCCTCGCATCATGGGCGTGGCCTCG gCCAATGAGATGTTGCTGAGTGGGCGGAAGCTGACAGCCCAGGAGGCCTGCGCTAAAGGCCTCGTGTCCCAGGTGCTGTGGCCCGGGACTTTCACTCAGGAGGTGATGGTTCGCATTAGGGAGCTAGTCACTTGTAATTCAGTT GTCCTGCGGGAGTCCAAAGCACTGGTGCGAAACGCAAACCGGGCCGCCCTGGAGCAGGCCAATGAACGTGAGTGCGAGGCGCTGAAGAGAGTGTGGGGCTCTTCGCAGGGGGTGGACTCCATCCTCAAATACCTGCAGAAGAAGATTGATGAGTTTTAA